Part of the Spiroplasma turonicum genome, GATGATTTTAAAAAAGCAACAATTCGAGCAATGCAATCTGGATTTGATGGAGTTGAAATCCACGGTGCAAACACATATTTAATCCAACAGTTCTTTTCTCCACATTCAAATAGAAGAAGTGATGATTTTGGTGGAACAATTGAAAAAAGGTATAAATTTATTGATTTATTAGTTAATGAATTAATTGAATTAAAAAACATTTACAATAAAGATTTTATAATAGGTTATAGATTATCTCCAGAAGAATATGAAGAACCAGGTATAAGGTTTGAAGATACATTATTTTTGGTAGATAAACTTTCTGAAAAAGATTTGGATTATATTCATATCTCTTTATCCAATTACAACCAAGTATCTAAGTCTTTTAATTATTTAAAAAGACCAATGATAAGTTATATATATGAATTGATTAATAATAGAACTAAATTAATAGTTGTTGGTGGAATAAAAACGATAAACGATCTAGAAAACTCATTAATGTATTCTGATTTAGTTGCAATTGGAAAACCACTAATTACAGATCCAAACTTTGTATCAAAAATTTTAGATAATAAAGAAAAAGATATAAATTTCCATTTAAACAAAGTTGACAAGAATAAGAATTTTATAAGTAATCATTTTTATAATTTTTTGACAACACAATTTAAAATGAGCTAATAGAAAGTTAAACTAAATGAATAAAAACTTATTGTATATGTTTATATTAGATTTATTAAATAGCTTATTAATAATTTTAACTATCCTTTCAATTTTTTTGAATTTAGTTAATGAAAAAAACAAGAACATATTTTTGTATTCTATAATTTCAGTATGCTTTTTTTGTTATGTTTCATCTATTATTTATAAGTACAGAATTTATAAATTAAAAATAGAATATTTTAAGAAGATTTCTAATTACAAAAAAAATTGTTTATAATATTAAATCTTATACCAATTATTAATTTTATCTTATGTGCAACAATGGCAAAATATATTTTTAAAAAAACAAATTAATTTTTCTTATTTAAAATAAATTTTTTTATTGGTATATAATAAAAATAATATTATTAATACAGAAATTTTTATATTAATAATTATTTATTTGATTGTGTTTTGACGATTACATAAATATTTTTTTTAGTGAGGAGTAATAAAATGCAAAGCGTTGAAGATAGAGTAAAATTTTTTTCAAAAGATAAATTAAAAAAATATAGAGAATTATTAGCGGGGTCAATTAAAGCTTACCCAGGTTTATTTACTATTTATGTTTTATTAGCTATTACTGATACAAGTCTTTTTTCATCTATGTCAATTGTAATTGCCAATTTAATTAAAAATATTACAAATGAAGGTGGAAAATCATTATTTGGTTTTACAATGTATTGATATAGTTGAGTTGCAGTTGGGTGGTCAATGATTTTAGCATATGCAGTTACTGAATTCTTTTTTAATTATGTTGGTGGTATTTGAACTAGAAAAGTTGAAATATGACTAAGGGTAAAGTGTTTAAAAGCATTAGTTGATGTTGATTTAACTTTTTATTCAAAAAATCAAATTGGTAACTATATGACAAAAATCATTGGAGATTCACAAGGAGCAGCCGATGGACTTAATGAATGATCAAATAATTTGATATACATTATAATAATGTTTATTGTAATTAACATTATTATGTTTAGTTTAAATGTTGAAATTGCAGCAATAGCAATTGGTGTTTTTGTATTGTTATTAATTATCTCATTAGTTATATACTTTCAATATAGAAAAGCAACAATTGTATCATTAGATTATAAACAAAATTTAGATGCTGATAATACTGATAGATTAATGAATATAAGATTGATTAAATCAAGTGGTACAGAATTATCTGAGTTAGAAAGAATAAAAGATTTTAATAAAATATATGCAAAAAAAATTAATAAAACTGTATGATTAGGAACTTTATTACTTATATTTGCAAACTTTTTAGGTTGAATCTTACCAGGTTTAATTACTATTTCAATAATTTTTATGTACAATGATACTTATAATTTAGCTCAAATTACTGCTTTAGTGATTCCGTTTGTGTCAACAGTTACAATACTTGCAGGAGCTATGTTTCTATTACCGATAATTTTAAGAGCACTATCTGTTTCAATGAACTGTAACTGAAGGTTGAATTTTATTTACTCACAAAAAAGTATTATAATTAAACCCTCAGAACCAATCAAAGTTAATCAAATCAACAAAATTGAATTAAAAAATGTTGAGTTCATATACCCTGAGTCTCCTTCAAAATTAATACTTCCTAAAACATCATTGGTGTTTGAAAAAGGTAAAAGTTATGCTTTTGTGGGTGAAACTGGTAGTGGTAAATCAACAATTGCTAAACTTTTATTAAGATTCTATGACCCTTATAAAGGTGACGTATTAATAAACGACATAAACTTAAAAGAAATAGATATGCCAAGTTATCTGGATAAAATTGGTTATGTTGAACAAGAACCACAAATTTTATATGGAACTGTAATGGACAACATCAGGTATGCAAAATTTGATGCAACTGATGAAGAAGTAATCGAAGCTGCTAAAAAAGCTAGCCTTCATAATTTTATTCTAACCTTATCTGACAAATACGACACAATTCTTGGAGAACGCGGTTTTATCTTTAGTGGGGGCCAAAAACAAAGATTAGTTATAGCAAGAATGTTTTTAAAAAACCCTGAGCTGCTAATTCTTGATGAAGCTACAAGTGCACTTGATAATATTGTGGAAAAAGAAGTTCAAGCACAGTTAGATAAATTAATTATAGGTAGAACAACTATTATAATTGCACACAGATTATCTACTATAAAAGATTGTGATCAAATAATTGTTTTAGGTGGAAATGCAGGCGGAATAGTACAAGTAGGTACTTTTGAAGAACTAAAAAACTTAGAAGGACATTTTAACAAACTTTATAAAGCTGGATTAATGGGATAGGGGGTATTATAATGAGTTCGAAATATGAAGAAAAAGCAAAAGCTGAAATAATTGAAAAAATTAAACAAGAACGTGAACAACATGGTTATTTATACTTATTATGCTCATATTTAAAACACCATCCCTGATCTGGATTTATAATAATTTTCCTTTCTATAATTGGGAGCGGGATGGCAGTATCCATACCTCTAATGATGCAACAAACTCTTAACTGTATAAGTTTACTTGAGCAAGGTGAAGAAGCTGCTAAAACTAATTTTTTAATTTGAAAGTTTGGTTGACAAGAATGAGTATACTTACAATTATCAGTTTATGTGGTTTTAGCTATAATAATTTTTATTAGAAATATAACAGTTGGTAAGTTGGGAAGAGACATTGAGGTTCATTTAAGAAATGAAACTTTAAAATCATTGTTAAAGCAAGATATCTCATATTACAGTAATCAAAAAATTGGAGAAATTTTAACAAAGATTGGTGCTGATACATGGTTAATTGGAGAACAAACTAGAATTATACCAACAATGATGTTAATGGCTTTATTTAACTTTATTGGTTCTTCAGTTGTTTTAGTTGTAGTTGATTATAAATTAGGTTTAATTGCTATGGGATTTGTTACTATAGGGTTAATATTGATGTTCATATTTTTAAAAAGAGTAAAAAAATGAGTAACAAAATTAAGAACCACAATAACATATGTTAATGGTGATATAACTGATAGAATTGGAACAATTAGATTAATTAAGGCATCGGGAACAGAAGTATATGAAAAAAATCGTTTTAAAGAAATACATAATGAATTCTATCATACTGTTAAGAAGTTTTTCAAAAGATTAAGCTTCGTTATGACAGGGGCATTCACAACGGTTATGGCAGTACAACTTGTAGTCTTGTCAAGTGCATATGGTTTTTATCATAATGACAACCACAAGTTAATAATCATTTCAACAACATTTATTGCTGGTTTAGGAACTATGACATCACCAATTTATCTTTTATTAAGATCTGCATTTGGTTATATGATGGCAAATGAATGTACAAGAAGGATTTATCAAATTACTAGTTCTAAAGCAAGATTTGATTCTCATTATTATAAAGGAGAAGGAAAGTTCGTAGAAAAATTGGATAAGGATATTATCTTTAAGGGTGTATCATTTAATTACCCTGAAAAGCCAGAGGTCAATGTTTTACCTAAGTTTGATTTTGTGTTTGAAAAAGGTAAAAGTTATGCTTTTGTGGGTGAAACTGGTAGTGGTAAATCATCTATAGCTAAGTTATTGTTAAGATTTTATGATCCAACTGAAGGAGAAGTTTTAATAAATAACGATACAAATTTAAAAGATGTTCATTTAAAATCTTTTTTAGATCTTGTTGGTTATGTTGAACAAGAACCACAAATAATGTTTGGAACAGTTAAAGAAAATATAATGTACACAAACCCAAATGCTACAGATGAACAAGTTATAGAAGCCTCTAAAAAAGCAAACTTGCATGATTTAGTAATGAGCTGACCCAATGAATATAATACAATTCTTGGTGAACGTGGCTTTATGTTGAGTGGTGGACAAAAACAAAGACTAGTAATAGCAAGAACATTTCTAAAAAACCCAGACCTATTAATTCTTGATGAAGCTACAAGTGCACTTGATAATATTGTAGAAAAGGAAATACAAGTTGAATTAAATAAACTTATGAAAAACAGAACAAGTATATCAATAGCACATAGACTTTCTACAATAAAAAATTGTGATCAAATCATAGTTTTAGCAAGAGGAAAAGGTGTTGTGCAAATGGGTACTTTTAATGAACTAAGAAATAAAAAAGGTCATTTTAAAGACTTATATGATGCAGGTCTTATGAAAGAAGAACAAGTACAAAAATAATTAGTTAAAGCACTTTAAAAAGTGTTTTTTTTATTAAAAAATTTATATAATATTCTTATAAGAAAGAAGTAGGTGATTATATGTTTTTATTAAAAAACAAGGAAATTGAAGCTAAAATTGTCATTGACAAACAAGGGCTTGAGGTTGTAAGTTTAAAACATAATGGAATAGAAGTATTGTATCAACAAGATGGTTCTTGAGGAAAAACTTGACCAATCTTATATCCAATATGTGGAAGTGTTAATGGGCCTTACTTGCATAATGGTAGAGATTATCACACACCAAGACATGGATTTTTTTCGCAAATTAAAGATTGAACAATAGACTCACAAACTAATGAAAAAATAGTTTGTCATTTTAAAAACCATTATCAATTCCAAGATATTTATCCATTTGAGTTTGAAATAACTATTACTATATTATTAGATAATAATAAATTTATTTATTTATTTGATGTAATGAATATTGGCAAAGAATTAATGTCTTATTCATTCGGTCATCACCCTGCATTTAAAGTTGAAAAAGATTCGAAGGTTATATTTAGTAATGAACAATTTTACTCTTCTAAAGCAGGTAAAGGTAATACATATGTACCTGATCATAATAAAATAGCTGCAAAAGAAATAGTAATCTCAGAAGTTGATTTTAGTGACTCAAAATCTTTATTATTTGACCAATTTAATCTTGATTCAATTACATATTTATATAAAGATAAAACTATTAACATGTATTTTGATAAAAACCCTTACTTTGTAATATGAAAAGCAACTAACGATATGGATTTTGTATGCTTAGAACCTTATTGAGGTCTGCCTGATTTAGAAACTAGATTAGGTAATAGATATAGAGATAAACTTGGTATGAAACAACTTGAGTGTGGTGAAAGCGAAGTTTTAACAATGACTTTAGAAATCAATTAAAGAAACACATTTTATAATGTGTTTCTTTAATATATATTAGACATTTTTTTTACATTATTTATTTATGGTAATTTATAGTGTAAAATACTAATATGTATAATATGTAAGAGGGACTAGATATGGAATATGTTTTATTCAATAATAACAAAAATTTAAAAGGTATAGTAGATGAAGTTTTTGTTAAAGACGGACAACCAGTAAAAAAAGGGCAAAAATTAACTACCATTTCTACTCAAGTTGATAAAATTGAAATAATTTCACCAATTGATGGTGTAATAAAAAATATTTTTATAATCGAATCTTTAATAGTTTCTTGTAATGATAAATTATTTGAAATAGTTACTCATCAAGAACTTTTAGAACTTGCTAAGGAACCAAATAATTTAAATGATACTTTAAAAGAGGGTTTAGAAGAGTTTAATTATTTTGATAGCTATGATGATGTTGAATCAAACCCCATAATGGAAGAATTGGAAAAAAAATTAGAGCAAACAAATCAGGTTATAAACAATAAAAATAAAAACTTAAATTTCAATAGACAAGATTTACAAGAAACAAAAGTATCTGATGCAGCTTATTTAAATGACTTTATAAAAAATAAAAAAGTTGAAATAAATGATTCAATTACTCAAGAGCTAAGTTATTTCACAAAAAACACCTCATTAGACATGGAAGAAAATGTTTTTAAGGAAAAAACAAGCAATTTTTTATATCAACCTTTAAATGAAGCAAAAGATGAAGAGAAAAATTTGTTTCAAGAAGAAATTGATAAAGAAAAAGAAAAGTTTAATGAACTTTTAAAACAAAATGCAAATATTTCAGATATTAACAAAAGTTATGAAGAATCAATAACTGATGATAAAAAAGATTATTTAAATAAATTAGACACTTTAAATAATGACTTTTTACAAAAAAAAGAAAATATTGAATCTAATGAATTTTCTAAAACATCGAAACTTAATAATTTAGAAAAAGCGCAAGTTGTTGAAGAAAAAGATGATTTGTTTTATGAAAAACCATCAAATCTTAATAAAACTGAAAATTTAAAAAAAGATTTAGACGTAAAAAAAATATCTAAATCATCAATCAGTTTTACTGCAAATCTTAACAGTTTATTAAATTTATATGATATTCTAGAAAAAGCATTTATAAAAAGAAATCAAAAATTAGAAATATCATCATTGTTAATTAAAGCTACTTTAATTGCCCTAAATGAATCAAATATAGAAATTAAAGATAATAAAATAGCATTGATTCAAAAAATGGCAAAAGCATTTAATAAAAAAGAACTTACTTATATTGAAAAATCAAGCACAATATTTGATTTTCAAAACTCACTTAATAATTTAGAAACACTTAATGAAGATTTACAGTTTAAAATATTTGATTTTATTAACTTTAATAATAATATTTTAAATTTTAATTTAAATGATAGTTCAAGTTTTAGTATTTCTTTGAATTCATTATGTCAAATTGTTAATAATGATGGATCAATTAGTACTTCTTTAAATGCAAATATAACTTTTGACTCTAATTCAATTACATATGATGAAATATCAAATTTTATTGATATATATATTGATTTAGTTGAAAACCCTGGCTACTTAATTTAAATAGAGGAGTATGTATGATTAGTGACTTAAATTTAGAAGAAAAAATTGTAAACTTAACTGCAAGAATTGAAAGAGTTGTTTTGTCTACCGGAAATAATGGATTGAATTATCTTATAGTTCATTTAATTGATAGAACTGGGCGTATAGAAGCACGTTTATGGAATGTCAATGATGAAGATATTGCTCAACTGAAAAGTGGGTCAATAGTAAGGTTAGAAGCTAACATAAATAGTTACAGACATCAATTACAATTAAAGATTAACAATTATGTTATCATCCAAGAAGAAGAATTTGATGATTATAAAATTACTCATGATATGTTTTCTATAAATGCTCCTTTAAACATTGATGATAAATTTAAAGATCTTATTGCTTTTATTGAAAACATTAAAAATGAAAGTTATAAACAAATAACGATAAGATTATTAAAAAAATATGAAGAAGAATTTAAAACATTTCCAGCAGCGGTAAGTATCCATCATAATGTTATTGGTGGATTATTTTGACACAGTACTTCATTATTAGAAGCAGCAGTTTCACTTAGAAAAGTTTATTCATTCATTGAAGTTGATTGAGAATTAGTTTATTGTGGTGCAATCTTACATGATTTGGGTAAAGTTTTTGAACTTGACGGAAAAAATGCAAGCGAATATACAACTATTGGTAAATTAATTGGCCATATATCTATTGGAAATAATTTTATTTGTAATGCAGCAAAAGAATTAAAATTAGATGGTGAAGATGTTTTAAAACTACAACATGTAGTTCTTTCAAGCCATGGTAAAAATGAATTTGGTTCG contains:
- a CDS encoding NADH-dependent flavin oxidoreductase; the encoded protein is MKFKDINIKLNSNNILKNRFVMAPMTNMMSFCDGEVTDNEINYYSLRSKEVGMVITAAAYINKEAKTWEGQLSISEDSMINSLSLLSESIKINGSKAILQIFHGGRMSNSKVLKGLRPVSASEVSAIRTNSELPRSLSLKEIYSVIDDFKKATIRAMQSGFDGVEIHGANTYLIQQFFSPHSNRRSDDFGGTIEKRYKFIDLLVNELIELKNIYNKDFIIGYRLSPEEYEEPGIRFEDTLFLVDKLSEKDLDYIHISLSNYNQVSKSFNYLKRPMISYIYELINNRTKLIVVGGIKTINDLENSLMYSDLVAIGKPLITDPNFVSKILDNKEKDINFHLNKVDKNKNFISNHFYNFLTTQFKMS
- a CDS encoding ABC transporter ATP-binding protein; this encodes MQSVEDRVKFFSKDKLKKYRELLAGSIKAYPGLFTIYVLLAITDTSLFSSMSIVIANLIKNITNEGGKSLFGFTMYWYSWVAVGWSMILAYAVTEFFFNYVGGIWTRKVEIWLRVKCLKALVDVDLTFYSKNQIGNYMTKIIGDSQGAADGLNEWSNNLIYIIIMFIVINIIMFSLNVEIAAIAIGVFVLLLIISLVIYFQYRKATIVSLDYKQNLDADNTDRLMNIRLIKSSGTELSELERIKDFNKIYAKKINKTVWLGTLLLIFANFLGWILPGLITISIIFMYNDTYNLAQITALVIPFVSTVTILAGAMFLLPIILRALSVSMNCNWRLNFIYSQKSIIIKPSEPIKVNQINKIELKNVEFIYPESPSKLILPKTSLVFEKGKSYAFVGETGSGKSTIAKLLLRFYDPYKGDVLINDINLKEIDMPSYLDKIGYVEQEPQILYGTVMDNIRYAKFDATDEEVIEAAKKASLHNFILTLSDKYDTILGERGFIFSGGQKQRLVIARMFLKNPELLILDEATSALDNIVEKEVQAQLDKLIIGRTTIIIAHRLSTIKDCDQIIVLGGNAGGIVQVGTFEELKNLEGHFNKLYKAGLMG
- a CDS encoding ABC transporter ATP-binding protein, producing MSSKYEEKAKAEIIEKIKQEREQHGYLYLLCSYLKHHPWSGFIIIFLSIIGSGMAVSIPLMMQQTLNCISLLEQGEEAAKTNFLIWKFGWQEWVYLQLSVYVVLAIIIFIRNITVGKLGRDIEVHLRNETLKSLLKQDISYYSNQKIGEILTKIGADTWLIGEQTRIIPTMMLMALFNFIGSSVVLVVVDYKLGLIAMGFVTIGLILMFIFLKRVKKWVTKLRTTITYVNGDITDRIGTIRLIKASGTEVYEKNRFKEIHNEFYHTVKKFFKRLSFVMTGAFTTVMAVQLVVLSSAYGFYHNDNHKLIIISTTFIAGLGTMTSPIYLLLRSAFGYMMANECTRRIYQITSSKARFDSHYYKGEGKFVEKLDKDIIFKGVSFNYPEKPEVNVLPKFDFVFEKGKSYAFVGETGSGKSSIAKLLLRFYDPTEGEVLINNDTNLKDVHLKSFLDLVGYVEQEPQIMFGTVKENIMYTNPNATDEQVIEASKKANLHDLVMSWPNEYNTILGERGFMLSGGQKQRLVIARTFLKNPDLLILDEATSALDNIVEKEIQVELNKLMKNRTSISIAHRLSTIKNCDQIIVLARGKGVVQMGTFNELRNKKGHFKDLYDAGLMKEEQVQK
- a CDS encoding biotin/lipoyl-binding protein; the protein is MEYVLFNNNKNLKGIVDEVFVKDGQPVKKGQKLTTISTQVDKIEIISPIDGVIKNIFIIESLIVSCNDKLFEIVTHQELLELAKEPNNLNDTLKEGLEEFNYFDSYDDVESNPIMEELEKKLEQTNQVINNKNKNLNFNRQDLQETKVSDAAYLNDFIKNKKVEINDSITQELSYFTKNTSLDMEENVFKEKTSNFLYQPLNEAKDEEKNLFQEEIDKEKEKFNELLKQNANISDINKSYEESITDDKKDYLNKLDTLNNDFLQKKENIESNEFSKTSKLNNLEKAQVVEEKDDLFYEKPSNLNKTENLKKDLDVKKISKSSISFTANLNSLLNLYDILEKAFIKRNQKLEISSLLIKATLIALNESNIEIKDNKIALIQKMAKAFNKKELTYIEKSSTIFDFQNSLNNLETLNEDLQFKIFDFINFNNNILNFNLNDSSSFSISLNSLCQIVNNDGSISTSLNANITFDSNSITYDEISNFIDIYIDLVENPGYLI
- a CDS encoding 3'-5' exoribonuclease YhaM family protein, with translation MISDLNLEEKIVNLTARIERVVLSTGNNGLNYLIVHLIDRTGRIEARLWNVNDEDIAQLKSGSIVRLEANINSYRHQLQLKINNYVIIQEEEFDDYKITHDMFSINAPLNIDDKFKDLIAFIENIKNESYKQITIRLLKKYEEEFKTFPAAVSIHHNVIGGLFWHSTSLLEAAVSLRKVYSFIEVDWELVYCGAILHDLGKVFELDGKNASEYTTIGKLIGHISIGNNFICNAAKELKLDGEDVLKLQHVVLSSHGKNEFGSPVEPLLIESIIISSLDSLDARLYRVNEEIKKVSHNNWTPRILSEDGRSFLRHYNKSKKN